Below is a genomic region from Pseudomonas extremaustralis.
GAGGCGGGCAAGACCTGGCCCGGCGACCTGTGGAAGACCGGCGGCGCGGCGCCGTGGCTGGGCGGTTACTACGACCCGGAAACCAACCTGCTGCTGTTCGGCACCGGCAACCCGGCGCCGTGGAACTCGCACCTGCGCCCCGGCGACAACCTGTATTCGTCCTCGCGCCTGGCGCTGAACCCGGATGACGGCACCATCAAGTGGCACTTCCAGAGCACGCCTCACGACGGCTGGGACTATGACGGCGTCAACGAGCTGATCTCCTTCAACTACACCGAAGGCGGCAAGGAAATCAAAGCGGCGGCCACCGCCGACCGTAACGGCTTCTTCTACGTGCTCGACCGCACCAACGGCAAGTTCATCCGTGGCTTCCCATTCGTCGACAAGATCACCTGGGCCACCGGCCTGGATAAGAACGGCCGCCCGATCTACAACGAAGCCAGCCGCCCAGGCGCGCCGGGCAGCGACACCAAAGGCACCTCGGTATTCGTCGCCCCGGCGTTCCTCGGCGCGAAGAACTGGATGCCGATGGCCTACAACCGTGACACCGGGCTGTTCTATGTGCCGTCCAACGAATGGGGCATGGACATCTGGAACGAAGACATCGCCTACAAGAAAGGCGCGGCGTTCCTTGGTGCGGGCTTCACCATCAAGCCGCTCAACGAAGACTACATCGGCGTGCTGCGCGCCATCGATCCGAAGACTGGCAAGGAAGTCTGGCGCCACAAGAACTACGCGCCACTGTGGGGCGGGGTGCTGACCACCAAGGGCAACCTGGTGTTCACCGGTACGCCGGAAGGTTTCCTGCAGGCGTTCAACGCCAAGACCGGCGAGAAGGTCTGGGAATTCCAGACTGGTTCCGGCGTGCTCGGCTCGCCTGTGACCTGGGAAATGGACGGCGAACAATATGTGTCGGTGCTCTCCG
It encodes:
- a CDS encoding PQQ-dependent methanol/ethanol family dehydrogenase codes for the protein MTQPARRQPFALSVLLGAILLSGQAMAAVTDQDILQDPKNPGQIVTNGLGVQGQRYSPLDTLNVDNVKDLRPVWAFSFGGEKQRGQQAQPMIKDGVMYLTGSYSRVFAVDARTGKKLWQYDARLPDDIRPCCDVINRGVALYGDLVFFGTLDAKLVALNKDTGKVVWSKQVADHKEGYSISAAPLVINGKLITGVAGGEFGVVGKIQAYDPKNGELLWMRPTVEGHMGYVYKDGKAVENGISGGEAGKTWPGDLWKTGGAAPWLGGYYDPETNLLLFGTGNPAPWNSHLRPGDNLYSSSRLALNPDDGTIKWHFQSTPHDGWDYDGVNELISFNYTEGGKEIKAAATADRNGFFYVLDRTNGKFIRGFPFVDKITWATGLDKNGRPIYNEASRPGAPGSDTKGTSVFVAPAFLGAKNWMPMAYNRDTGLFYVPSNEWGMDIWNEDIAYKKGAAFLGAGFTIKPLNEDYIGVLRAIDPKTGKEVWRHKNYAPLWGGVLTTKGNLVFTGTPEGFLQAFNAKTGEKVWEFQTGSGVLGSPVTWEMDGEQYVSVLSGWGGAVPLWGGEVAKRIKDFNQGGMLWTFKLPKELVAKH